Proteins encoded within one genomic window of Anopheles gambiae chromosome 3, idAnoGambNW_F1_1, whole genome shotgun sequence:
- the LOC1275639 gene encoding uncharacterized protein LOC1275639, which translates to MAIVFQFCQAQLVKLHRFLLGNHQRLLFTSLLIGMTTGTVHWQSIRHPALVDHLHENLRTFPVEISFGAVALLSFGALLSYGLYRHHLCGKERRARVAIRQRYIDYIVLCLMVSVANAARQHLHCPDKEGLGLQQLEGYRRDIEVAIARFRASARKLLQEPPLPLANSHTFLERYFRLDDERFGEEILSLKRDAGSLMNVPGIKGLLSR; encoded by the exons ATGGCGATCGTGTTCCAGTTTTGCCAGGCTCAGCTCGTCAAACTGCATCGTTTTCTGCTCGGCAACCATCAAAGGCTGCTGTTTACCTCGCTGCTGATTGGCATGACCACCGGTACCGTGCACTGGCAATCCATACGCCACCCTGCCCTGGTGGATCATCTCCACGAAAACTTACGCACCTTTCCGGTGGAAATATCGTTCGGTGCGGTCGCCCTCCTGTCCTTCGGTGCGCTGCTATCCTACGGCCTTTACCGGCACCATCTCTGTGGCAAGGAGCGGCGTGCAAGGGTCGCCATTCGCCAGCGCTACATCGACTACATCGTGCTGTGTCTGATGGTAAGCGTAGCGAATGCCGCCCGCCAGCACCTGCACTGCCCGGATAAGGAGGGGCTTGGGCTGCAGCAGCTCGAAGGCTACCGGCGTGACATCGAGGTCGCCATCGCTCGGTTCCGGGCTAGTGCGAGAAAGCTGCTCCAGGAGCCGCCCCTACCGCTGGCCAACTCGCACACCTTTCTCGAGCGCTACTTCCGCCTGGACGATGAACGGTTCGGGGAGGAGATCCTTAGCCTGAAACG AGACGCTGGATCACTGATGAACGTACCGGGCATCAAAGGACTGCTAAGTCGGTAA